The genomic DNA CTCCCCACATGTCCCCTCCAAGACCCACCACACCAGCACCCAGACACCGGCAGCCCCCGGGGGCAGCCTAGGCGCACCCCGCCTTATCCTGGGAGCACCTTCCTACGGCTCTGCCAACACCTCTGGTTTCACCACCGTTCTTGACACACCTCTTGTCAGCAACGGAAGGCTGAGGGGTGCGGGGGGGGAAAAACCTCTCTGATGAGATTTTTCTTCACCACAACTTAGAAACGGCCCTAAGAAGTACCTAGGGCTCTGGACATACATGCAAGCACCAGAAGACACCACATCATCATTTTTACGCTGCTTGGGAAGctgcctgcagggctgctttatAAAGCAGCAGAAGATGTTTGGCCaagaaaatcaaatcaaaagCTGACTTCTTCCAGGCAAGCGGGATGCTCGGGCCATTCTGTTATTTGGCAGTGCTCCTCTCCACAAGGCCGGCTGGGCAACACCTGCTCCCTTCAAGACTTTAAAACACAGTTTGTCACACACCTTTTGGCCAGCAATGATCACATATTCCAGAAAACAGGTATCTCAGCTTACAACAACTGTGCCTCTAATTGCCAGTGTCccccaaaccagaacaaatCTGGCAACACCCCGAGCTTGTACATCTGGCATGAAAATGCTGCCCAACAGCTGTACCCTATAACCACAACGACAGCACTGGCAGTCCCGTTTCACACAGAACGAAAGATGCTGGACCAGCCACGTTTCAAATATcactttcagaaatgcttcTATCggatttcattttacatttttaatgcaatcTGCTGTTTTTCCCCCTTACGTAAGGAAACATTACACTTATACGCTCGGTTTCCCCAAAGAGATCAGGTAAGGGCTCTCTCCGCCACACTCCCACTGTTTACAGCCTTCGTGTCTCCAGCCATCCCAGCAACTACACACCATGGAGTGACTGAAGAGTTGCTAGATTGGGACAAGCTTTCCTGCTCCTCAGACTGTCTGGCCTGAGAAAAGGCAGGCACATCCTGACCAATTCCCGGAGAAGCTTTCACGGGGTCAGAGGAAGTAGCAGGCTGTAGCAGggggggtgatggttttaattCTTTGGGGCTTGCAGGAAACAGTAAACTAATTCCAGCCTGCCACCACCGAAAGCGACCCGCTGCAGATTAATTCTGTCTCTATCTGCAAGAGAACTTGGCACAGGGATGCCAAGCGCTGCTCGCTCACATCATCTGcgctgaaaaatgaaaaggagggGAGAGACATTTGCTGTAACCTCGCTAACAGCTCATCACCATCAGCGTTTCTCTGGGGATCCACGTGCCGAGGAGAACAGCACACAGCTTATCCAAAAAGTTTATCCAAAAATCCCTCACTGCCAACAGCTCTGCGACACCTTTGCCTCCGCTCTCCGGTCACATCAGAGAGGGACCCTCAGGCAACCAGAGCTACGCCTCCTCGGCCGCCGAGCCAGCAATCCCTCTCGAGGACTGCCCCGCTGCACACGCGCCTCTGAAATCCGCCCCGCTAGATGCGGTTAAGACCATTAGAGGAGCGACATCTCCGCACGTTAATCCGGGTTGTGTAATCATCCTGCATCGACACGGGAGGACAGCGCCGGCAAAGCCGGGCAGCCGCATCCTCGCCTGTCTGCTCTGCCGCTGACGCTCCCCGCCTCTTCACCGCAAAAGAACAAAGGTCAGTCGCCGTTCGGGACACAGGCTCTCCACACAGCTTGCGCGGACACATCGCACGCCCAGAGGTTTTTCCCCTTGGCACAGCGGCAACCGCCTCGCAGAGCGCAAGCTCTATTAATATTTTACCACCAGATTTCACTCTGTCCTCGAACTGTTTTGCAAGCAATGCGGATCACACACGATGTCTCCCCAAATTAAGATATAAATGTCAACATGAGGCACAGCAACATAAGCATTATTGGGCACGCCCAACAAGGACAAGGAGAATTGATTTGCTTTtgttccccccgccccccgccatGTATCTACAACATCCTTTTCTCCGCCcgaggaagaaaacaacaaaatacttgGAGTTTTTGTATCGTCATTATTCAAACAGTGACAAGGTAGCCAGAAACACAGGATAAATGCTGAGTTCTCATAGCAACACACCTCTATGAGTAAGGAGATTAAACTTCTAAACGTGTTCCTTCCTCAAGCCTCCAGCATTTGCCAGTCTCACATCAGCTGTGAGAACCAGCACCAACAACTCAAAACCACTTCTCACTGTCCTACCCAACTAGAAACAAGGAAGAATTAAGAAGATGCTTCTTCCCATATGGTTTCTGCCTGAAGCAGTATCTCCTTAAGTGCATGGGTTACAATCTCACAAGAAACAGTTACACGTATGCACAAACATGCTGCCCAAAAAaaactttccttcatttttccatcttcctgTTGCTGTCAGCTGCTTGAGAGCAGGTCCTCCCATAGGATGCAAACAAGGAAACACATCTGAGTGTTTAACCTGCAATTCTTTTGTTCAAATAACATGGCAGCTAAAAAcagcctttcctcttccccGGAGCAACCTCTCACTGTGCTCACTTATGTAAGTCACCCTTTACTCATCCGAGGACAGTAATGACTATCCAAAAGCTAAAACCCAGTATTCAGCATAGAGATCACAAGAGATTCCATAAGTCACCTTCAGCATCCAATTCTGAGTATCCCATGGGGCAGAGGGAACCCAGCTGATTCCATTTTTCCCTCCAACTACCCCTCCTTGGAAACTTTCcacatttgtttccttctgccCAAGCTCACTGTGCTGCACAGACAAGCAACCACCATTCTCCCTGCACagacttttggttttttcttttctttttttttttttttttttgcactatGTCCCATCAGAGGAAGGTAATAACTGACCAGGGCAAAGGACATGTTTACTGTCTCCATCTTTCATTTGTTCAGGTACACACACAGcccagcaagaaaagaaaagcagcagattaCCATGCAAAGAGACACCGGCATGTCACTCCATGGCTGAACATCAGCTCTGAAGTCCATATACACCATACACTTTCACACATAGAAACCACTTCAACTTTTTCCCCATGACCTCACATCTTAAGAtcacatttttaacatatgAGATTTTTCCCACCTAAGGTTTAAACGGGCAGTGTCTTCCTCCTATAAAATTAGACAAACAGGTAACTACGTTCTTCAATCAAGAAATTCACAGCTTGTAGAATCTATTCAATCTTTCACACTTGGGTATGATTTTTCAATACCGCTGGAAGAGCTTTGTTACAAACCGACATGCGATCATCACATGCCTGTATTGATGCCTGTGTCCATGCCAATAGCTCAAATCACCTGATCTCTGAACAATCCTATGACTCATGACATATGCATCCCATAATTTATCATGTTTGTGCTATGGAAATGCACCGGAGCAGCATCGCCTCAGCAACATTTACAAGTCACCTTGGCAACAAAGCAGCTTCGTGGCTGCTCTCAGAACACCCGGCAAAACCTAAACAAGATGGGAGAGAATTAAAGCACTTCTACTTTACTCCTTAGCTTTAACTGCTCATTAATTAGCTAACACAGATACCtcccttaaaataaataaataaataaataaataaaatttaaaaaaaaaaccacaacgccaccacctttttttcccctctccagaAGGCACAATGAAGCTTAAGAAGGTTCTCGGTATGGGAAAGCCACACATGAGCAAGTCAGAGGAAAAGTTCAAGGAATCTGATATTTTGCCTtcatttgcttaaaataaagtCCATACCCATGCTATAAAAGTAGGAAAATGAGCAAATCCCAGGGCAAGCTAAAAAAAGCGGGTTTCCATCCCATCCCTCCGTAAGCATCACCTGCCTGTGTGATTTagccttttgttgttgttgttgtcgtcACACTGGTAGATTTAGAGGATCCAGGGGGGCGAGCAGCTGTTACGGCCCCGATGGGCCCCTGCACCCCCGGCAGGCAGGGCTGCGGCCGCACCGAGGCGGCGGCGGAGGAGCCCTGCGAGCCAGATCCGTGCCACAATCACGGTTTCGCTTGCGGTTTTCCTCTTCCCCGCTGACACCGGGCAGGTGAAGCGCTCACAGCAGGGGTCGTGCCTAACAGCTCACCCGTTTTGCTCCTAAATTCCCCCCGCTCACACACATAAAAGCACGCTGCTTTGCTTGTAGTCAGGGCTGGATGAATGCTACGTAAAACGAGGTGAAGCatcttttcagcagcagcaagagctcttgcaggaggcagaaaggaaaacGGAAGGGGTTGCAACTCATCAGCTTAGTTCCCGTTTGAGAGTTTTACAGCCAAACGCACCAACAGCGTGGCTAGAAATTGCGGGGAAAGCGAAGGCAAGAGGTAAGTAGCCCCGGCTCTCGCTGGTGATAAACAAAGGGGAAGAGCAGGCAGAGCACATCGCTCCTTCGCCGGTTGCTCGGTGAGAGATGCATCAAGACCACTGGCAGCTCAAGCCCCGCCAGAGCCCAAGCCACTACACCAGAGGCATTCAAGAAGTGTAAAACGTGGCTTCCTGATTTATCAGCTGCTATCCCaaggggcaggaggtgaaccACCACGATAAAAAACTTTTACTGAGATCTGAATCTGTACGGGTAAGTATTTGCTGTTGTACAGGCAGGCATACAGGAGAGGAGCTCCCTCAGCAGAACGGATCTGCACTTTTAGGAGTTTAGACATTCGGCCAAACTCTGAAATAGCCTGTTAAGTCAGAGCTAATTAGAAGAGGAGAGGAACAAACTAATAGAAGATGGAACGCACTTTCCCTGCTTCCGACAGTTATTTAACAGCCTCCAAGACATTTTAGCCAGCAGATTCAAGTGCCGGACACCTCACTAAATGATGAATTTAAGGACACACCATATCATCAGCCTTTTGCAAGGATGGGAGGGTGGATGTTTCACCAAACAATGATGCTCTCACGCTCTTCCTCCCCGTAGCGACCCCCCCCATAGCAGCATTCCCCCACCTCTGAGAaggctctgcctccctcccttgCGCCCATCCCTGACCCAAAAGACCACCGTCCTCCTCTCACCCCCAGACCCACCTTGCCCTGCTGCCAGAACAAGCTGCCAGgaccctgctgctgctgctgttctttacGCTTCGCAGCACACCCAGGGTGGGATTTAACAGaggacatcaccagggcactctgAGCCTTCTGATGAGCAAGGGGGGCTGTAAGGGGGAGACCTGGGGCAGCAGCCTGCCGAGCTTTCGCCTTTAGCATGGGGACTGAAAGGCAGCAGCGCCTTCCTCCCCGAAGCCACCTCGATGCAGCCTGCAGAAGGGGAAGCCTCGCTCATCTTCCAGGGGCTCAGTCTGCCTCTCCCCACCCTGGCACACCCTCTACTTCCACAATTAAAACTTTCTATTGCTATTTTGCCAGGCCGATTTTTGTTGAGGCTGCTGTTGCAGTGACAGCAATAACACAGTAACTTGATTTAGGTGAGGAACCGAGCAAGTACGATTGACCAGCATGCTCTCTGCCAAAAGCATTAACCAAAGACCAGAACAATAATTCAAAGTTATTAAATTGCCTGAATGAAATTTTCTACTAGCCCTACTCATGAATCTCAACCTACAGAAGAGCACACTTAACCACCGAGTTACAcaatgcacatgcacacacacataatgCAGCCTGCAGtctgtttcctcttgttttgCAGTACTTTAggcatagattttttttctgagttgttAAAAACAAAGTAGCAGCAGGAGGGACTGATCCATTCTTTAATTGTataggtaaaagaaaaaaaaattgggaaaatGGATCGAAGCCAAATGCTTAccacaagttaaaaaaaaaaaaaaaaaacttgcatACAGTTAAAAATCATAACTGataccatttatttttaagtttgtcTTGCTTTCAGGACAGTGCTGCTAGCACACACTTTCCATAGTCCTCCTATACCTTGCAGCAGCCTAGAGGGAGCAACCAGCCCAGCCGGCCCCATGGGGAATTTCACATCCCGCCGCCTGCCAGCCAGCTGcacaaaccaaccccccccaGCCACTGCAGCAAGAAGTCGCCCAGGCAAACTCATTTCTCATAGTTTGGAGTTTTATATATCCAGCCTTTATAGATAAGCCAGCCTGGCAGATGATGCCCTTTCCTGCTCGCCATCACCCTCCTGTCCTCCATCCCTGCTTTGCCTGGAAGCTGCGCTATTGGCATTTCCCAGCGCTACAGCACCTTCGGGAAGCTGAACTCCTTGTTGCCTCTCACCCTTCCCCcatctcctttctgcttttaaaacagagCCTTAGACCTTTGCTTTCACTGGTTGATGTGGTACTTCATCAATTAAACAGACGATCTCTTTAGGACAGTGACTTTGGTGACAGTTAACTATCTCCTGAAAAGCGAGTACAACCATAACCAGTAACTTCCAGACTCCAAAACAAGCACAGAGAGCACCAGCCATGGCAGCTCCATACCCGCAGAGGCCAAGGTCAGTGACTTTAACCAGCATCACCGCGAGAACACAAAGATTACACTGCCCGCGCGGCTCTGCTGCAAGCTGCCGCGGCACAGAGACACGTACACGCTTCAGAAAGCCATCTAAATTCGCTTACATCTGTCATTGTCATTTTGGTCGGCAATGGCATCTTCCAGAGCGACAGACTTTGGCTTCTTTTCACCGTTTCCTTTCAAGTTTTCCCAGTCTGCCTGGCTGAATCTGCAGACCTCTGAGTCTTTGGTAGCTGTTTggccttctctctctttcatctCCAACTCTGAGAAGCGCATCATTGCACGCTAGAAAGAGAAttgatatgaaaaaaaaagtcttgcaaTAAAAGCTACTTCATTTACCTTACCTTATATGAAagcatttccaaaggaaaatcGGCTCAAAACCAAGGTTTCAGATAGACAGCTAGGGTAGGAGTTTAATACACCTGACTTGCAAAACAGTGTTCTAGCATCTATATGCAAATAGCCACACAATTCTTTCATATATAAGTGTATATATgtaagatatatatataaatgtatgttgtatataaaacaaaaacattccaTTTTGGAGgtaaaaagagacaaaaacaaaaaggggggagaaaaaaaaaaacaacaacaaaaaacaaacaacacaaaaccataCAATGAATAAAGACGACCATGGCCCACAAACTTCCCTTTGTGTATTTGGAAATGAAATTTAACTCAAAGGTTTATGTAAGAGTCTAGTAATAAAAATTTGAAGAACTGACCTCACAGTAAGCAGCAGGTAGACATAAAATACTGTCCTCTTGTAATCCTTCCATCTATGTAATTAAAATGGGCACTCAATGGATCATTTAGATAATTTCATCCATTTTTATAAGCATAAACCAATTCTTTTCTTAACAATGCAAAACAATTTGGCTTAACTCATCCCttcattaaaagtaaaatacCTTAAGGATATTCCAATACAATATCTGTCTGTCATCCCTCAGCATCAACCTCAATACCGCTCCTACTCTTTTCTACGTGTTCACTTAGCACAAACGTTGCCTGAGACCCGCTAACGCACAGCTGTGACTCTTCTCCATCAAACTGCACATTTGGTATATTAATCGCCACTTCTGGGTGCGCTTTGCTCGCTGGCACCGCAGGTCAGCTTAGAAATCACAGCCATCGCTAGTGCCAAGGTAACATGCATGCCTGTCCGACTCCCCTCTGAAACTGCACAAGCATTTCATACGTACATTAACATTCTTACCAGATCTTAGTAAAAGCCCTTTAAAGCTTACTAGcatgtacatatgtaaaaaCCATACATACTATTCTTTACATCACTTCGCTCTCAGTAACAAACTTACTTTGCTATTTAAAACCACTTCTAGTGAGTACACCGTAACAAAAAAATTTCTGATCTCCCCACCTGCGCTGCTTCTCTCAACTTTTTAAACTTGACTGCGACTTTCAACAgagaaataacaacaaaaagcGCGGCGGTCGTTGGACCGCGCGGACTCACCTGCAACGCCCGCTGCTCCCGGCTGAGCTGGCTGGAGTCTGCGTACAGTTCGGTTGTCACACACTTGAACCGGTCACCTACGTAACCGGCAGAGTTTGCAATCCTCTTGGCCAACTTAGACGGCTTGGGTTTCAATACTTTGCCATCCGCAGATTCCGCATCCTCAGCTCCGTCTTTGGTATAGGTCTGGTTGGCGTCGATGCTCGGCGGCGCGGTCCCCATGCAGAATGGCTTCGCGTCCTCCTGCACCTTGCCAAAAGCCAGAGCCGGAGCATCACTCTCATGAGCGCTTTCCAAGAAAGCAGGCGAAGGTTGGACCGCCACTCTCTCTTTAGGCTGGCTGACAGATAAATCTTCTTTCCTTAAGCCAAACACCGATGAACTCTGGGCTTGCTTGAAATTATAGGTTTCATGAAGATCATTATTTCTTCCAAACTCCTCTCTCATTACAATAAAATCTCTGTGCTGCGACGCCTGCTCTATCTTGTGCTTTGTAGGGTCATTAGCCTGATTACTGCTTTCCATAGCAAAGCCGGCTTTCGTTATGTTTGCTTCACTTTTAGCCTCTTGCTCGTCTCGCAGAAGATCTGGGAAGAGGTGTTTGTCACTTTTGGCCAAGTTTTTACCATGGCCGGAGCTCTGGTGCAATTTCACACTCTTGTCCCCGGGTACTTCAAAATGCATCTTCCCGCTGCTTTCCAGGAGCTCCGGAAACCTGCCTCGCAGAGCCGGGTCCTCGTAGCGGACCCTCTCGTGAGACCGCGACCTCctttctgccttctcctccttATTGATCTCCAAAGCCGAATGCTGAAGGAGCATGGGGTgcaccatccccatccccagcgCATCCTGGTAGGTCAGGaactccccccgccccgccggcaggCTGTAGGGGAGGCCGGGTTTGGGAGCCAGGTGACCGGGATAGAGGCTGCCGTTGGGCAGCAAGACGGGGTGAGGATACACGTGTCCTTTCCCGTGGAGAGAGAGAGGGCTGATGGCTATCCCCTCCGGCACCGGGTACGGGAGGTAACTCCTGGGGTAGGGCAGAGGCGGGGAGCGAAACGCCTCGTTGGGTGGCAAGAAGATGGGGCTGGACGCCAGGGCGGTCTCGCTCGCCTTGAAGTTGGCTTCCTGGCCGCAGGATTTGGCCACCTTATTGCTGTGTTTCGCAGGGGTGGCGACGGGCTGCCCGACGTGCTGTATGACCGAGGCGGTGCTCTCCGCGGAGCTCCTGGCTGTCTTGGCGCAATCCACGTTGGCGTTGGGAGCCGGTGACGCCGATGCCGGTCGCCCTCCTGCCGACACCGTCCCGGAAACGCTGCCGACAACCGCCTCCGTGCCGCCcatcctggggcaggaggagctccGTTGCTGCGGGATCACCCAGTCCAGAGCCTTGTTTTTCAGCTGGACGCTCTTCCCGCTCTCCTCGCCGGGGCTGGGACCAGGAACGATCCAGGAGGAGGGCGCCGTGCTGATAATTTCAGGCCTGTAGATGGGGCACCCGTTCCCGGGAGAAATGGTTTCCTTCTGAACGATGTCGCTGCCGGACAAGTGCGTCCCCCCTCCCGCCCTGCCGTGCACCAGCACCGTCGGCGTCATTTTCTTGCTGTGGTCCGACTTGCTGGCAGTTTCTGTATCGACGACTTTTGCCGACAAGTCCAGCGGTTTGTCGGTGACATCTTTGGTCGGGGTCTGCTTTTCCAGGAGCGGGGGAGACCTGCCATCTTTCCGGTCGTGGCCAGCTTTCCGCGTGTGGGGGGCAGCTGGTTGGGGTGCCTCCCCAGCATCACTGCCTTTGGGAAGCTTCCCGTTGGGGAGACGGGAGGGTGGGAATTCGCCGCCAACGTTCACGTAGGGCTTTGGGAGGGTAacagcagaggagggagaggtggtGATCCTGGGGAAGTGTTTGTGGAAATCGGCATAGGTGTCCCCTACCTGGGCGGGcagggggaggcggggggaCGGCCGGGGCGAGTGCGGCAGCAGGAGCGCGGGGTCCGCCGGCATGTTGGCGGGGGCCGGCTTGGCAGCGGGGACCCGGGGCTGCTTGCTGCTCTGGATGTGGGGGTAAGCGTGCGCGTCGACAGGGGTGCCAGGGCTGACCCCCATCTTCCACGGCAAGCTCTTATCCGGACAGTGCACCAAAGGCGGGATCGCTGGTGAAGCCGAAGCAGTCGAGAGCCTCATGGGCGATGCCAGCGACGAAGGGATGTGCGGGGCAACGTAGTGGGAGGGAGGCAGGTATAAAAAACGTTCACCGTTTGTACATACAGGCGAGTAAGCCAGGTGCTGCGGTAAGCTGTAGGTGGACTGCTGAGGTAGCAATGCCTTGTACATGTTCAATGAATACTTATTTGGTGAGTCAAGGAAAGGATATATGGTGGGCGTCGCACCCTCCATATAGGGGTTTACCCAGGGGAGCCTTAGGTAACTAGCACCATTGACAGCAAGAGGACTCTGCTTGTCACCCGCAGCTCGGTCCAAACCCAGCGTCTCTCCCGTCGGAACAGAGGTTTTTTGTATTCCAGGTGGCGTTTTGTATATAGCGCTGAAGCCGTTGGGGGCTTTTCCAGAAACAGACGCGTTTTCTACCACTTCAGGGGGATTAGACTTAAACTGCATCTCTGGATTTCTTTCAGGAGTAAATCCGAGCCCAGCTATTGAACCCGTAGCATCCCGTGATTTTTCTGAGCCGAGTCCGCACAAGCTGGAATAGACAATGCTACTGGGGACTCTGAGTCCTTCTCGCATGAGTCCAGACCTGTCCATACTCAGAGCTGCGAGACTGTCAATGCGATGTGCTGTAGTCGCATCCACCTTTACAGAACAAGAAGTATGTTACTTTCACATTTCGCTACAACGACTACCGCTCAAACTACAGACATGtcagcatttagaaaaaaaataacgcCAATGCAAACACCTTGTTTGTTGGGAAAACAGagaggctgatcacactggaGAATGTTAGAATGGGAACCTACGGAGGAATATGTATCACCACTCACATTAATACAAATCTCTCCAGACCCAAAATCCATCGGTTAGAAACAAAGGCATGAGGACCCATAGTTCAAGCAGCCAAAAGTGGCCTGGAGACGACACCAAGTGGCATCGCTCCCATCTGGCAACCAGCTCCTCAGCCCCAGGCCCACCAGAGCAAGAGGATGTGGGCCGGTGCATGGAGAGCAGGGAGGATAGAgagcctctcctcctcctccaggacCTCTCTCTccaccacagctctgctccagggctCATCACCAACACACGATTCACAGGCTCAGGCATCTGAGGATGCAGCATGAAGGAAAGTCCACTGCCAAATTTCTTCCCCACTCGCTGCTCCCCACGTATgctcacagaaggaaaaaaccaccaACTTTGCCGCAGTGTTGATGTACTTAACACTTACATGAACTATTCTTTAACGTTAGACATGCGAGGGTGCTGCACAACATTATTCATAACagagcaaaagtaaaaatacgATGtcacacaacaacaaaactccaGGAAGTCAGCGTCAAGAGATTAATGAGATAAATAAACAAAGTCCCATTTCACTGTTTCACAGAAACAACTGGTACATGCCCAAGCCTGACTAGAGGTGCAagagaaagttattttaataatttctccAAATGGATCATGTAATAACACCTGGGGGTGGGAAGGACAGACACAGATTCAGCTGCAGCATGAAGCTGTAAACTTCTTACCACACTGTGATTCAGGtgattttcttccctcagctccAGTCTGCTTTTCGGTGCATCGCCATCGTTAACGGGAATTTTCCtattaagaaacaaaagcttACTGAAAACATCCTGCACATCTCAGATCAGTACAAGATTATATCACCTCCACATTTTGACTCCCCTAGAGAAGACCCATATATCATATTTATCATTCTGTGTACTAATGCACAGCCCCTACCTTAGAAAGCAAGGACCATTTGAAAACAGGTTTTGACAGCAAGAACCCACCAAGCACACCTCAGAACAGCCTCTTCCAACACAAGTCATTTTTGTCAAAGCcttgcccttttctttttccaaggaGAGAATATCCCATTTTAAACATACTCTGTTCATGTACCATCCATACATGCTGCTGAAGAGAAAATTAGAACACACGCTAATATCATACGAACGTCAGCTGTTCCATGCTAAAGAGGGATCTGCACATCTGTGCCATACCAGTGTTGCAGCACTGGGACTTGTTATCACAGAAAGCACTGATAAAGAATATACCTTAGTGCCAAATTTCAAATCCCAGGGATAAAAATCGCTGACGCGCAGCAGAAGGAAAGTTTCAGCATTATCCAAAAGAACCCCTTTCAATCAAAGTGCTTAAAGGCACATCATCACCTTCAAGcagaaatgctattttaatgtatttgtttattcatttttcaaagataCACCTTTCTGCAAGTagcatgtaaaaatattatacctaaataactgaaaggaaagcagagagagagggTACAAAGGCAGAGACGGTTGGCAATTTTCCTCCAGTTTATGCTTGCAAATAGGTTTTCCCTGCAAGACCAAAAACTTTCCCCAGCTTCTCGGAGGCTTTTCACACCACAGTGAGAACACAGGctcagagaagacagaaaaacactAAAACCACTCAAAATTGGCACAGAGAACCACAGGCATACCTGCAGCTTCTGTTCAGTGTCATTTcgcattttaaaaagctgcagtTTAAGGGAAGAGGACAATGGCCAGTGCCTGCATCACTCCattgaaaattattaaagacTGCAATTTTAATCATTGAATTAATTACATTCAACAGTAAAAAATGtccagaggaagagaaattgACTTGTGGAGACAGAAAGGCCGCTGTTCCTATTTCATAGGACAATCCATTGGTCCGAAGGCAGGGAATGCCAAGTTGCAGGCAGGAGCTCCTCCACCGTACAGAATCACTGCAAGAACGCGTGCACTATTTGGTTTAATTCCCCTTCACAAATACgaataataaattaattgtaAAAGCGCATTTAAAGGCTGCTTTGGGGAGTAATCTCTTTAAAGGGCGTCCCCACTTCA from Caloenas nicobarica isolate bCalNic1 chromosome 1, bCalNic1.hap1, whole genome shotgun sequence includes the following:
- the BCOR gene encoding BCL-6 corepressor isoform X4 yields the protein MLSATPLYGNVHSWMSNERVRMCGINEDRKIPVNDGDAPKSRLELREENHLNHSVVDATTAHRIDSLAALSMDRSGLMREGLRVPSSIVYSSLCGLGSEKSRDATGSIAGLGFTPERNPEMQFKSNPPEVVENASVSGKAPNGFSAIYKTPPGIQKTSVPTGETLGLDRAAGDKQSPLAVNGASYLRLPWVNPYMEGATPTIYPFLDSPNKYSLNMYKALLPQQSTYSLPQHLAYSPVCTNGERFLYLPPSHYVAPHIPSSLASPMRLSTASASPAIPPLVHCPDKSLPWKMGVSPGTPVDAHAYPHIQSSKQPRVPAAKPAPANMPADPALLLPHSPRPSPRLPLPAQVGDTYADFHKHFPRITTSPSSAVTLPKPYVNVGGEFPPSRLPNGKLPKGSDAGEAPQPAAPHTRKAGHDRKDGRSPPLLEKQTPTKDVTDKPLDLSAKVVDTETASKSDHSKKMTPTVLVHGRAGGGTHLSGSDIVQKETISPGNGCPIYRPEIISTAPSSWIVPGPSPGEESGKSVQLKNKALDWVIPQQRSSSCPRMGGTEAVVGSVSGTVSAGGRPASASPAPNANVDCAKTARSSAESTASVIQHVGQPVATPAKHSNKVAKSCGQEANFKASETALASSPIFLPPNEAFRSPPLPYPRSYLPYPVPEGIAISPLSLHGKGHVYPHPVLLPNGSLYPGHLAPKPGLPYSLPAGRGEFLTYQDALGMGMVHPMLLQHSALEINKEEKAERRSRSHERVRYEDPALRGRFPELLESSGKMHFEVPGDKSVKLHQSSGHGKNLAKSDKHLFPDLLRDEQEAKSEANITKAGFAMESSNQANDPTKHKIEQASQHRDFIVMREEFGRNNDLHETYNFKQAQSSSVFGLRKEDLSVSQPKERVAVQPSPAFLESAHESDAPALAFGKVQEDAKPFCMGTAPPSIDANQTYTKDGAEDAESADGKVLKPKPSKLAKRIANSAGYVGDRFKCVTTELYADSSQLSREQRALQRAMMRFSELEMKEREGQTATKDSEVCRFSQADWENLKGNGEKKPKSVALEDAIADQNDNDRCNFTSTENNQGHFLETPEEKDLSNEQCYLERHSIYEKAEDQPTDDIGQHPCPRLDRKRKHSGERVQNDGSQNENFVDELQDELISKAKKKKNSKGLHPKKQRHLQHLRELWEQQVSPERSPSGKLGRQSRKDLAEAVQPEATAKVKDFTEERHTKKRSEAKSNRSWSEESLKTSDNEQGLPVFPVSPHMKSLSSTNANSKRQAQPSCTPASRLAAKQQKIKESRKTDGLYTDEEEDFQHASLLQKYSECEKPSGKRQCKTKHLALQERRRRSSLTGDDTTDIENAEDKVTVTRKVRKRPEPASDCDSSPAKAYEQKLYDRLQQTPALLPASQPSQLPIASPPQDTTPSRPMPPEARRLIVNKNAGETLLQRAARLGYEEVVLYCLESKVCDVNHRDNAGYCALHEACARGWLSIVRHLLEYGADVNCSAQDGTRPIHDAVENDHLEIVRLLLSYGADPTLATYSGRTIVKMTHSELMETFLTEYLTDLQGRSVDDPGLYWDFYGSSVCDPKDESGFDILANPPGPGDEDEDGFSDVFEFEFSDEPPLPCYNIQVCLSQGPRNWLLLSDVVKRLKMSSRIFRCNFPNLEVVTITEAEFYKQTSLSQLFSCATDLEAFNPESKELLDLVEFTSELKTLLGSSLHWLHPHEDPPFDILW